A single region of the Synergistaceae bacterium genome encodes:
- a CDS encoding type III-B CRISPR module-associated protein Cmr3: MKYRITPFEPLIMRDARPFGAGSRMHSLSWIPQTASAGAVRAVLWKSSANPDTSALRRVRVQGAFPLFKGDMYFPRPLDIVVSKGEIFRLRPLDMKKFPEGSGADMPLEGLMPCALDKDGEFKPDKLKAFWSRKLITEWLNDRKDFTLDESETLSAPARDERTHASIIPETGAAGNDSADGRLFTTTGLDFLHNDGGLSLGQLSIDIGTDALPEKFTAPLGGERRLAGFTRCDEDNALWSYPEGLPQTYAINETFRLVLATPAIFAQGWLPGWLTLGDLSGEFPGTRAKVQLLSAVTDRWQAVSGWDYEKGEHKPMRRAVPAGSVYFFKVLEGEIRASDVWLKSVCDDIQDINDGFGLGLTGRLGGV; encoded by the coding sequence ATGAAGTACAGGATAACGCCGTTTGAGCCTCTCATAATGAGGGATGCGCGTCCGTTCGGTGCGGGAAGCCGTATGCATTCGCTCTCGTGGATTCCGCAGACAGCCTCAGCCGGAGCAGTGAGAGCCGTCCTCTGGAAGTCCTCCGCAAACCCGGACACGTCTGCGCTGCGGCGAGTGAGGGTTCAGGGAGCGTTTCCGCTGTTCAAGGGAGATATGTATTTTCCTCGACCGCTTGATATTGTAGTGAGCAAGGGTGAAATCTTCAGGCTCAGGCCTCTCGACATGAAGAAATTCCCCGAAGGTTCGGGAGCAGATATGCCGCTTGAAGGATTAATGCCCTGTGCTCTGGATAAAGACGGAGAGTTCAAGCCCGACAAGCTCAAAGCCTTCTGGAGCCGCAAACTCATAACCGAATGGCTCAACGACAGAAAGGATTTTACGCTTGATGAATCGGAGACGCTCTCAGCACCTGCACGTGATGAACGTACTCACGCAAGCATAATCCCAGAAACCGGCGCGGCGGGTAATGACTCCGCTGACGGACGGCTCTTCACGACGACAGGGCTTGACTTCCTGCACAATGACGGCGGGCTCTCTCTCGGACAGTTGAGCATCGACATAGGCACTGACGCTCTGCCGGAAAAGTTCACAGCACCTTTAGGCGGAGAAAGACGGCTTGCGGGCTTCACGCGCTGTGATGAGGATAATGCGTTGTGGTCATACCCTGAAGGTCTCCCGCAAACTTACGCTATCAATGAAACCTTCAGGCTCGTGCTCGCGACACCGGCAATCTTCGCGCAGGGCTGGCTTCCGGGCTGGCTGACTCTCGGGGATCTCTCGGGAGAGTTTCCCGGCACAAGGGCAAAGGTTCAGCTTCTCTCGGCGGTAACTGACCGCTGGCAGGCAGTCTCGGGCTGGGATTACGAGAAGGGAGAGCATAAGCCAATGAGGAGGGCAGTACCTGCGGGGAGCGTGTACTTCTTCAAGGTGCTTGAAGGTGAAATCCGCGCGTCGGATGTGTGGTTAAAGTCCGTGTGCGATGACATTCAGGACATTAATGACGGGTTCGGGCTTGGCCTGACTGGAAGATTAGGAGGGGTTTGA
- the cmr4 gene encoding type III-B CRISPR module RAMP protein Cmr4 has product MEIRYWIHAVTPIHVGSGRGIGYIDLPVAREKVTDWPYIPGSSIKGIMADHFDASEKNRTTPEKIAAFGAGGDDAALAGSLVFTDANIFCMPVRSFYGTFAWVTSPFCLERLGMGITFDEPLALYEAVMPEESLLAGEETTIYLEDIDLDAKTSSAVGDLARRVSASVFEGKEAWRGMFCERFVIVSDDVFTFLCKSGTEVNARIKIDPETGTAAGKALWYEEALPVETLLAGRVWCDKVYGGKFTPDELIKAFCSEPLTLQVGGKASTGKGIARCIFEDGE; this is encoded by the coding sequence ATGGAAATTCGTTATTGGATTCATGCGGTTACGCCGATTCATGTCGGAAGCGGAAGAGGCATCGGCTATATAGATTTGCCGGTAGCTCGGGAAAAAGTTACGGACTGGCCTTATATTCCCGGCTCGAGCATCAAGGGAATAATGGCGGATCACTTTGACGCGTCGGAGAAGAACAGGACGACTCCCGAAAAGATTGCGGCGTTCGGTGCAGGAGGAGATGATGCGGCACTTGCGGGCTCTCTGGTCTTCACGGACGCAAATATTTTCTGCATGCCGGTACGGAGCTTCTACGGTACTTTTGCGTGGGTAACCTCTCCTTTCTGCCTTGAACGTCTCGGAATGGGCATCACCTTTGACGAGCCCCTCGCGCTCTATGAAGCCGTAATGCCGGAAGAGTCGTTGCTTGCCGGAGAGGAGACTACAATATACCTCGAAGATATTGACCTTGACGCGAAGACGAGCAGTGCAGTGGGAGACCTTGCGCGCAGGGTTTCGGCCTCCGTGTTCGAGGGCAAAGAGGCATGGCGCGGGATGTTCTGTGAACGCTTCGTGATTGTCAGCGATGATGTGTTCACGTTCCTCTGCAAGTCTGGTACTGAGGTCAACGCTCGCATAAAGATTGACCCCGAGACCGGGACTGCGGCGGGTAAAGCTCTGTGGTACGAGGAAGCTCTGCCGGTCGAGACTCTGCTGGCGGGGCGCGTGTGGTGCGACAAGGTTTACGGCGGAAAGTTCACGCCGGATGAACTCATCAAGGCTTTCTGCTCCGAACCGCTCACCCTTCAGGTCGGAGGCAAGGCATCGACGGGGAAGGGAATTGCACGGTGCATCTTTGAGGACGGTGAATAA
- a CDS encoding type III-B CRISPR module-associated protein Cmr5 has protein sequence MPIITNEQKMSQEAFARISERSTQDSFKEYKSFALSFPSMIHTCGLVQAVSFAQAKKRKDYLEDINAVFAKADSSCPLETESRRAELNDYMRMTLHALSAASWLKRYCQATGGGDD, from the coding sequence ATGCCTATAATCACTAACGAGCAGAAAATGTCTCAGGAGGCGTTCGCCCGAATCTCGGAGCGCAGTACTCAGGACAGCTTCAAGGAGTACAAGAGCTTTGCGCTGTCTTTCCCGTCAATGATACACACGTGCGGGCTCGTTCAGGCGGTATCATTTGCGCAGGCCAAGAAGAGGAAGGATTACCTTGAAGACATCAACGCAGTTTTTGCGAAGGCAGACAGTTCCTGCCCTCTCGAGACAGAGAGCCGCCGTGCAGAACTCAACGACTACATGAGGATGACGCTTCACGCGCTTAGTGCTGCGTCGTGGCTGAAGCGTTATTGTCAGGCAACGGGAGGAGGAGATGACTAG